The DNA segment AAAAGATGATCACCCTGCCGATCTTTTCGTTATCAAGAAAGATATCCGTTCCGACCGCAATGAAACCTTCACCAAAAATTTTTTGCGAATTTGAGTAATCGGCGGGATTCATTTCCGCATCATCACCAGGCCGAACGTATGATGTAAATTTGCTTCCGTCATTTTTCAGAACAACTGCATGATATACATATGGCAGAAAATGAAGAGTTGAAAGCTGTTCGGCCGCACTGGTTTTGTCGTCGAACGCAACGGATGCCTTGCAACTGTCGGCCATAATTTTTGCCTGTACTTCGAGCTGCTGGATGAGATGCTTCTTGGCTATCAGATGGCTGCATATAGTCGAACCTATACCCGTCAGCAACAGGGCCGTAAGGCATGTCGCCATTATGATCAGCTTGAGCTTATCCTTTATCTGCATATCTCTTAGGCCCATCAGTAGTCCCTCCCCGGCTTGTCTGCGGGACTTGCGGCTTTTTCATCCGGCTCATCCTGGATCACTCTAACTGCAAGGCTGAGAAGCTTTGAGCTTATCTTGAGTTTATGTTTCTTTGCAACAGCAAGGTTGACCTCGAACCTGACCTTGCGTCCACTCTTAACAAAATTGATCATGCCGCCCTTATCTGCAAAGCCCGGGAAATCTGATATAGTCAGCAGATGCATTTCGGCGGTATTTTTGAGAATTCTTCCGACATATTTATGTTCGGAAGGCGCGATGAAAAGCACTTCGCACTTTTTTATTTTTTCTATCTCAGACTTAATGCAATTATTTATTTGTTCATGATTTGGATTTGATCGGTTCCTAAGCAGTTGGCTGGGACCCTTTATCTGCAGGATCTTGACTTCACGGCCCCGCACCTTTTTTTCCGTGATAGGTTTGAAAGCATCGCCAAACGGGGACTTCCCGATGATGCCTATGACTATTGGAGCGTCTTTTTGTCTGCCGGTGCTGCTTGTCCCGTCCTGGAAAGCCTTATCCGGCCAGGTAATGAATTTAGTAAAATTGTAAATGAATGCGGCTTTTAGTTTGTATTCACGAGAAACCTCGCTGTTTGCTTCTGTTTGGAATGCATTCGGCAGCGGCGCAGCGGACACTGCCAGGCCACATCCGATGCCCAAAAAAATCAGGGCGGTCAAAAAACTGCGCAAAAGACCCATGACATGGCATCGCCATTTGGTTATGAAGCGAATAGGATTTTTTACAAATTCGATCATAGTACTAAAAATCAAAATCTCCATTGCATCCGTGCAAAGAATGTACGTCCGGGGGTTTCATGTGAGATCAGATCACCTATGTCAAAGAATGGTCCTCGGGTCTTGTTGAACAGGTCCGTAACACCAAACATAAGTTCACCGTTACCATCAGCAAAAGTATGCCTGAGGTTGATGTCAAACCGGTTGAATGTCCTGGCATTTTTAATAGGGCTTGCAAAGGCCTCAATTGCATCGTTGTATGTGTAGAACGCATTAAGATCCCAGTTTTCGGCAAGGCCAACGGTTCCTCGCAAACCCACTTTGTGTCTGGAAGGGAAAGATGCTCTGATAATCTGATCTTTTCGGTCGGTAGCAAAACCGTTATACGCATACCAGCCAGAAACATGTCCCCAATCCTGCTTCCAGGTAAGTTCGCATTCGCTGCCCCAACTGTCGGCTCCTTCGACATTATCAAATGTGTTTACGGTCGCGAGCCCGAATACCTGCTGATCGACACCTATGAGATCGTCGAATCTCTGGTACCATGTGTTGACGTTAAAACTCAGGTCCTCACTCATCTTTCCGTTGTAGCCTGCTTCGAGGGACCAAGTCTGCTCGTTTCGCAGATCATCATCGGCTCCCACGATCGATATCAATCCTGAGGCGGTTGTACGGCTTGCTTTTCTGAAAGCGGTGGCCGGACTTCTGAATGCTTTGGCATAGCTTGCCCACAATATATGGTCCTTGGCATCATCAAGAGCGTATATCGCGCTCAACCTTGTGGACCAGTCGGTTTTAGTTTCGCTGAACCAATCGGTGCGAAACTGCCCCTGAAAGGTTAATCGGTCTGTAGCTTCAAAGCGGTCCATGATATATGCGCCGGCCCAGTACTCGTTGTATGGGTCACCGTCAAATACATATTGTTCCGCATCACTGCGAGAACCGATATCGATGTGTGTCCATCGGAAATTGCCGCCTATACTAATCTGATGCTGCGGATGGGGCAGGAAATTATACTGGGCCTCCAACTCATTTTCGTAATATGCATATCTATCGATACGATCAGGCTCGTGGCTGTGAAAAAAGTTGCCGGTCCATTGTAACCTGGCTGAAGTCTCATCATCATAATTATGTTCCATACGAGCATAAAGACGTGTAGAACTGGTCAGGTAATCCTTACCAGCATAAAAGCCAGCCGATTCCAGATCACCCTGTTCGGCATATGACTGGCCCACTCCTAAAGCCAGCTCGGTATCTTCTGAACCTGCGTAAACGAAGTCGGCATTGAATCTGTAGTTCCTTAGGAAATCATTAACCTTATACTTATCAAAATCGATTGCTGGATTATAAACCGGATTTGCCGACTCAAACTTACCCGCGGTTGCGTCGAGTGAACTTGTCAAATCCTCATAGCCGGCTGATATTCTATAGGTCAGATCCTTCGATGTTCCCCCGTATCGCAGGTAGTTGTATGTGTCGCCGAATTCGTTGACGGTGAAAGAAAGAAGTGTGCCCTGTGTATCTTCTGGATTCTTGCTGATAATATTTATTACGCCGCTGGCGGCATTTGCGCCCCAGGCGGCACTTATCGGACCTCGGACGATCTCTATCCGCTCGATGTCTTCGATAAGGACGGGTAGATTTTGCCAGTTTGTGCCCGCCCATACGGGATTGATAGCAGTTCGTCCGTCGATCAGTACGAGCGTCCTGTCGGAATTGAGGCTCATGTTACCCCGGATGCCTACGGCATATCTACCGCGGGTGAGCCTGCGTACATCCACAGCGGGTGAGAGCTGCAGGATCTCCGGTATGGTTGTAAGTCCGCTGTTGTGTATCTGTTCGGCTGTTATCACCGATACTGCTGCACCTGACTGGCTCACCACGTTGGATTGCCGCGACGCAGAGACTACCGGCACATCCATGAGCTCTTCGAGCGACATATCGAAGAGGTTTTCAGCAGGCTCTGAAGCGGCTTGCGTTGTAACTATACAACAGAGCAAGAAAAAGTATAATAGTGCTGTTTTTTTCACAAACCTGATCATTAGTCAGCCACCTTTACATAGATACTAGTTATTTTTCGGATATATAGTATCTCGCCTTAACACTTCTAAGTCACAACGATGAGAAAGCTATCGCGGAAATACAAACATCAGAATGCCTCGCACCAGGGAAATAACTCTCAACAAGACTCTTTGAAAATCGGCAATGAACGATTCAGCCTTAAGCTGTTATCCGGTGGTTTCGAGGTTGTTATTATACTTAGGCCAATACGATACTATTCGTATCCGTGATAAATTCGGCCTCAAATTTATGCATTGAGAGACATGGGCTGCAGGGCTATAATGGGCCTGTACATGAACAAATAGGATTGCTTGTGATGGGCAGAACAAAAGCAGGTATTCTCCTTTAGAAAGCGAGCATAGTTCGTCGGATAAGAAACGTCGGTAATATATTTTGAAGGAACCGAAGCATGAAAAGGCCCAACTCCGTGGACAGTAAGCAGTGTCCATTCTGCGGTGAGACTATCCGGATGGAGGCGATCAAGTGCAGGTTCTGCGCGGAATTCCTGAATGACGATCATGCAGGCATAGAGCCGACTTCTCGATTTGGCGGCGATGCTGATAAACGCAGCGATGCTGATGAAACGGATTCGCAGGACGAGGGCATTCTTTATTTTGGTTCGCCGTCGGTGCTTTCGATGATGAGGACTTTTGTTAAATTTATTCTGTTCATCGCTGTGGCAGTGGTATTGCTGGTGCTTCCTTTGGAAGATTATCTGCAGAAAGCTGTTGGAGAGCGGGGCGGGATGACGGACAACCATCATGTTTTGATTGAGGCGATTCGTCATGGAGCTGGCATTGTGCTGATCGTGCTTGCGGTGCTCTGGCTGTTCTGGAAGATCGCTGTTCTCAAAAGCACTTACTACGAAGTGACCGCGGACAGGATCGAATGGGCACGCGGGGTTTTCAATCGCAAGGTGGACAACATTGACATGTTCAGAATCGTCGACCTGAGTCTGCAGCGTACGTTCTTCGACTGCATCTTCGGAATAGGCACGGTGCACGTTATCACGAGCGACAAGACCGATCCGAACTTCGCTTTCTACAAGGTGCCGGACGCTCGGTATCTTTATGACACGCTCAAGCATCTGAGCACTGGTGCGGATCAGAAGCGCGGTGTGGTGCACCTGGAGTAGACTTCGCGACGGCTCACAAATGTGCATGAAAAAAGCGGCACACTGGTTTTCAATGCGCCGCTTGTGAATTTCATTCGACTCAACTCTTATGCGGTTCCGCCATACTGGTTGAACCATGCCCGCTGTTCGAATGGTTTCTTGTCGGGCTGAGATTTTTCCTCGACCGGTACGCCAATGGGCAAGACGATACGGACAACCTTATCTTCGGGTATACCGAGCAGTTCGCCTATCTTTTCCGCGCGCTGTTCACGGCGGAGCCAGCCGTCGATCCATACAGACGCATAACCCAGGTCCGTGATCGCCAGCAGCATGTTCTGAACCGCTGCGGCACAGTCCTCGACCTCGAAGCTGAGGTCCTCAAAAACCGGCTTGGGGTCGCGGTCGACCACGCAGACGATCATTGCCTTTGCCTGCTGGATCGCGAGATTCTTCTCATGCATCTGGCCGATCTTGCCGAGTGTTTCCGGATCGTCAACGATAACGAATTGCACCGTTTGGGCGTTACATCCCGAGGGCGCCTTTAATCCCGCATCGACTATCTTCTGCAGATCTTCACGCGGTACGGTCTGATCGGTGAACGCGCCGCGATAGCTGTGTCTTTTTTTGATGACTTCGAACAAGTTCATGTGCTGTGCTCCTGAAATAAGATCGTTCGTTTGTTTTTATTACAGCGATATCTATTATGGGCACAGCGGTCGTGCAGTCAAGTAAGGTAAGCAAAAAGTTGCGTGCAGTGGGCGGTCGGCTTTATGCGCAACTGAGAAACTGGTTTTCTAACGGCCTGATGCCGCTCGTTGTCCAGTCGGCGATGTCCACCAGGCCGTCAGGCAGTATGCGCAGAAAGTTCTGCTTGATGCCCGTCCAGGAGCCGCTGTTGAAATACCAGTCAGAGAATCGGCCCGCCCGGTGGGTGTGCGCCGAGACAAGCATCGTGTCTTCCTGATCGGCCTTGCGGTGTTCGTGCATTCGCACGAATTTGTGATCCCTGCGTTTACGAAGTGAGGCGAATACTTCGTCGCGGCTGAGATGCTTTAGGCTGTCGTGCGGGTTGATGAAGGA comes from the Anaerohalosphaera lusitana genome and includes:
- a CDS encoding PH domain-containing protein is translated as MKRPNSVDSKQCPFCGETIRMEAIKCRFCAEFLNDDHAGIEPTSRFGGDADKRSDADETDSQDEGILYFGSPSVLSMMRTFVKFILFIAVAVVLLVLPLEDYLQKAVGERGGMTDNHHVLIEAIRHGAGIVLIVLAVLWLFWKIAVLKSTYYEVTADRIEWARGVFNRKVDNIDMFRIVDLSLQRTFFDCIFGIGTVHVITSDKTDPNFAFYKVPDARYLYDTLKHLSTGADQKRGVVHLE
- a CDS encoding YfiR family protein, yielding MSAAPLPNAFQTEANSEVSREYKLKAAFIYNFTKFITWPDKAFQDGTSSTGRQKDAPIVIGIIGKSPFGDAFKPITEKKVRGREVKILQIKGPSQLLRNRSNPNHEQINNCIKSEIEKIKKCEVLFIAPSEHKYVGRILKNTAEMHLLTISDFPGFADKGGMINFVKSGRKVRFEVNLAVAKKHKLKISSKLLSLAVRVIQDEPDEKAASPADKPGRDY
- a CDS encoding nitroreductase family protein translates to MNLFEVIKKRHSYRGAFTDQTVPREDLQKIVDAGLKAPSGCNAQTVQFVIVDDPETLGKIGQMHEKNLAIQQAKAMIVCVVDRDPKPVFEDLSFEVEDCAAAVQNMLLAITDLGYASVWIDGWLRREQRAEKIGELLGIPEDKVVRIVLPIGVPVEEKSQPDKKPFEQRAWFNQYGGTA
- a CDS encoding TonB-dependent receptor plug domain-containing protein, whose protein sequence is MSLEELMDVPVVSASRQSNVVSQSGAAVSVITAEQIHNSGLTTIPEILQLSPAVDVRRLTRGRYAVGIRGNMSLNSDRTLVLIDGRTAINPVWAGTNWQNLPVLIEDIERIEIVRGPISAAWGANAASGVINIISKNPEDTQGTLLSFTVNEFGDTYNYLRYGGTSKDLTYRISAGYEDLTSSLDATAGKFESANPVYNPAIDFDKYKVNDFLRNYRFNADFVYAGSEDTELALGVGQSYAEQGDLESAGFYAGKDYLTSSTRLYARMEHNYDDETSARLQWTGNFFHSHEPDRIDRYAYYENELEAQYNFLPHPQHQISIGGNFRWTHIDIGSRSDAEQYVFDGDPYNEYWAGAYIMDRFEATDRLTFQGQFRTDWFSETKTDWSTRLSAIYALDDAKDHILWASYAKAFRSPATAFRKASRTTASGLISIVGADDDLRNEQTWSLEAGYNGKMSEDLSFNVNTWYQRFDDLIGVDQQVFGLATVNTFDNVEGADSWGSECELTWKQDWGHVSGWYAYNGFATDRKDQIIRASFPSRHKVGLRGTVGLAENWDLNAFYTYNDAIEAFASPIKNARTFNRFDINLRHTFADGNGELMFGVTDLFNKTRGPFFDIGDLISHETPGRTFFARMQWRF